A window from Megalobrama amblycephala isolate DHTTF-2021 linkage group LG21, ASM1881202v1, whole genome shotgun sequence encodes these proteins:
- the LOC125256948 gene encoding C-C motif chemokine 21-like, with protein METQHSAMKFQILVLILLLACMYPSVTQGILYENCCLKYIVGVRKNMRRNIESYRVQETDGGCNIPAIVFKLKRSKTLCADPRENWVQQLMQKIDGKKTGPK; from the exons ATGGAAACACAGCATTCAGCCATGAAGTTTCAAATTCTGGTTTTGATCCTGCTGTTGGCTTGCATGTATCCCAGTGTCACACAAG gtaTTCTCTATGAAAACTGCTGTTTGAAGTACATTGTAGGAGTGAGGAAGAACATGAGAAGAAACATTGAGAGTTACAGAGTGCAGGAAACAGATGGAGGGTGCAACATTCCTGCTATTGT TTTCAAGTTGAAGAGATCAAAGACACTCTGTGCTGATCCAAGAGAAAACTGGGTGCAACAACTCATGCAGAAAATAGATGGGAAAAAAACAGGCCCTAAGTAG